The genomic stretch TAATGAACAAGCTTACATTTTTAATGGATCCTTTTGTCTTATCAGGATCAACCTCAATGGAGTTGTCATTTTTGCTGCACAAAGAAAAGCTTCAAAGAGAACATAGACAAGAGTGCTATTCTCTAGTTCAAAGGATATTTGGATGTGGCCCAAGCTTGGAGGGTGATTTTATTCTGATAAATTTCTTTGCATTGGTACTTTTTTATCGTTGAAaaagtttagtaaaaaaaaatcttacaaaaaGTTTCAGaaatggtttataaagatactTTCACCTTTATTTTTGAGATTTAACAtagttttttataaaaaataaaagaaattgaattaTCTGCCCTTTTAAGTTTGacatttaatttctttgttatCAACGACTGATAATTATGTGTACATCCAATATATTCAGCCATCATGTCATCAATGATGGTGATGGTGGGAAAGAGTGGGTTGGGTGTGGTATGCCATGGAAGACATAAGGAAactttttattcattaaaaaaaaaaagataaaagaaaatgtcGTACTGTATATctactttctcttttcttttcttttcttttctctaaagGAAAGATATTAATGGAAAGTGACCTTCCATAAGATAACAAATGGTTTGGAATactatacatacatacatatacgTATTAGATTTGTTGATTTGAAAACTGAATTCAGGCAGTAGGTGCCATTAAGTGATTGATACCCGGAAGATCTCCTTTCCTTGATGATGCAGGAAGGGTGGAGCCTTGCGGAAATGTTTTGTGTCCGTTGCGTAGTTGCTGCCCCATATGTCGTCCCATATAGGTGaagaatttcattttctttttgcacAATTGAACATTGAATGTAATTATCTATCTTCTGTTGTGACTGTCTAGCCTCAAATTTGCCTCATGAATAGTTAATACAGTAGGAGTCTCCTCTATGAGGGAAAACTTAGATGTTACTCCATTTTGGTCATATAGGAAGAGTAGAAGTTCTACTGCTATAGATAACAAAGTTATCTTaatgttacttataaaaaaaaagggtcactaCCCATAGTTGGTCCTAACTTNNNNNNNNNNNNNNNNNNNNNTTCTGGGAGTCGGGAGGGATCCCTTGTATACGACTTTGACCTTCAAGACTTGAAAAATCGACATACTTGTGCTTGACAACTTAAAATTTTACCATTGCACTGGacttatcaatatttttctttttctctggaATGGTTGATTTCAAATGCATAAATtggcattttaaatattaaatattttaaaccccaaggggttggctcagtGGTTGGACAACCTGGGACTTTGAGTATGCTCTTCAAGGTCTTAGGTTCAAAACCCACTGAGTGCAAACTGCTTCTTGGGGCCATCGGATTGGGGGTTCGCCTCTTGAATTAACTGAGCTGCACTTGCGGGAAACTCCTTGCCGAGGGCCTGTGCACCCTCGGGGTTAGTCGGAGCGAAGCTCTGGATACCCAgtgctaaataaaaaaaaaaacaattaactgTTTTAATAATGAAAATGGTCCATAGATATGTTTAGATATCAGCCTATTGTTTATATCCCCTCTAGTGTTGACATTTTGATGGAACCGTTGTTAGCAATATGGAAATATAAGTCATCTACTAATTGTTTTTTGATGATGGGGAAACCCCCCTAGGTAGGGTCACTTCGTGTATACACCCCTAAAGGATTAACCCCAAACCTGTGTAATGCACTCCTACCGCATGATTCGGTTAAATTTAGCTTTTGTtaggggtgtggccccaaggattgtttgcacccaaggagATTCAAACCTTAGACCTGATGGTTATACCACCAAAATTCAAGGCCTTCatcacttgagccaaccccaaGGGCTCCAGCTACTTATTATTGATTGTAGGATATTGTAATTTAATGGCTGACAGGTTAATGATAGTTGTGGATAGTATGGGTGGTTTGGGTTTTTAGAATTGGATTCTAGGAAAAAGTTTATATCCCCTATagtgattgttttattttattttattattattttttaaatctataCAAATCCTTCTTACATTAACTTTTTACCctccaaaaagtttttttttttagttacttATCGAAAAGTATTTTGTAATTAAACACTGAAAAAGTGTTTTCTGTGGGGATCACATCTAAAAACTTCTTTAGATAACTAACATCTTAAAATTGTCTTTTGTGTTTAAACAACATTTTTGCTGTTTAAGTAGCCAATCAAACACGTTGTTAGGGTTTAGATGGCTGTTCCTGGGCTGTGGATAGTATGGGTGGTTTGGGTTCTTTAGAATTGGATTCTAGGaaaatgatataagaaaatCAGATTAATGTTGGTtggaatttaaaataaaattgctaaaaactgaaaagaaaatagaaagaagaaaaagaaaaaagaaaaacataggCATCACTCCTAGTTATCTTAAGTATCTTTGGGTTTCCTTGGCATCACACCTCAGAGAAGGGTTGTGTCAATTGGAAATTGCATAGTTGCTTCTTTATTCAACTATTATTAGAAAAACCCTACATCTATGTATATTGGCATATAATGCCTAACCCTAATGTACTTATACTAGTTAAAGCCCAAACCAAATATGCGAAACCCATAAATAAAACCTAATAATGTAATAAACCCAAAATAAGACCTAACGGATCAAAAGTACAGCTCATGcccataaatataaaattctagaAATTCCCTTGACTcttaaaatagaataaaataaaaatgaattgaTTTCTCGTTGCCAGCATCACCTAGACTCAAAACAAAGACTTTTTAGATACTTTGGTATCATGTTGGGGATCCATGATGAGTGAAATAACTTggtgaaaatttgagaaaatattttttttgataagtaaaaaaaaaattttacttatGTTCTCATGTTATTGCAATTACAATGGTCtgctactctctctctctggctgACAGGTTTCAATGTCCCTTTTGACCTTTCATATGTATTTTTTCATGCATTTGAACCACCTTTATCAACTTTTAGATATTCAATTGAGACTTTATAGTTTCCATTCTTCTTGAAAGACCATGTATTTTTTTCAGTCAATTTTCCTAAGACATTTCTCGCAACTTTGTGTTACCTGTCCAGTAATCAGCAATAAGGATTGTGGAGCGAAATCTTTTTCTGTATGATTACATTAGTTCTTTTCTTGATTTACCATGTAGTGCACCTTCATCATTTGAGCGCCAGTTCAGAAAAGAACTTCCACTTTTGTATAGATATCTCCAGGAAGCTCCCATTGATAAGGTACTCATGCTTCTCAGTAGAAAAGCATGAATGATGCCACTGTAACTGGTTTTTTGCCTAGTCATGTGAAGTGCAATTTTGCTGATAgaaaaacatcattaaaaaataaatagattcTGTTCCCCTTTTATTGAAGTAGGTTTTTCATCCATAGCTTTATCGATTTTGATCTACCTCCATGCACATAGGTTTGTTGGAAGGACGTGATTCATTGGATGTGGCCTCTTTTCACTGAAAGTTGGGGATCATGGAGATGTGATGAACTGAATCTGAGTACTTTCCCTTTTACGGTTGGTGTTTTCTACACCAGATTTGTTGATGCTTTTGATTCATTATGTAGCCGCAACTCAATTATTCAAAAGACAAAACCTCGACTTGATAGTTTATTAATGAAACAACATATAGcagtgaatttaaaaaaaaaaaaagaaaaagaaaagagaaaagagagaaaggaaagaaaagaataaaatcgAAGTGCCTTGCTGTGTGCTTATTGTACTGTCCAGCTTATTGTACTGTCCAGAGCTACATGGCTTCTGTCTTTCTTAAACTCATCGCAGTGCTCCTTTCTTGACTCAGGATCCAGTAACAGGTCTCCCCACATGGCATGATAGGCCTCCATCGCCCCTGTTATTGTGAGTAATTagtttcacacacacacacatacacatatatatttgagaTAAAAAAGGCCATATTTATAGGTTATCCTATGATGTACCATGGGACATAAATGTGTCTgtagctttcttcttcttgagcATTATTTGAACTTTTCAAGCCCTGATACTTGTGCATTCCATCTGGTCTATCCAGTAGGTTTGAAATAACATATGGAAGTCTGAAATGTGGAAGTTCAATGTCTGTGAATTAATGAAAGATATATATTGGGCTGATCTTGttttaattcttattttcaGTCATGTACCATTTGTTTGATTTACTTTAAGTCTTTTAAAGGGGCCATGTGATTGTCATGCGAGTCACTTGAGTAgggcaattttttttgataagtatttaaTCTCATTGTAAAACTCAGAGGGTTGAAACCCTAGttcataggaagtatacaagaaaatcCCGTATTCAGTAGTAAAATAAGAACAAAGGTTCAAAAAGTTAGAAAaactggaaaaaagaa from Corylus avellana chromosome ca1, CavTom2PMs-1.0 encodes the following:
- the LOC132183199 gene encoding uncharacterized protein LOC132183199; this translates as MEAETEERTKPIAIFIAFGTRGDVYPIAAIAAAFACDQKQYNVVLITHSAHENLGLHLAEKHVAYYPISSLPVLSTDQNHETATGSTSMELSFLLHKEKLQREHRQECYSLVQRIFGCGPSLEGDFILINFFALEGWSLAEMFCVRCVVAAPYVVPYSAPSSFERQFRKELPLLYRYLQEAPIDKVCWKDVIHWMWPLFTESWGSWRCDELNLSTFPFTDPVTGLPTWHDRPPSPLLLYGFSKEVVECPAWGF